A genome region from Streptomyces sp. S4.7 includes the following:
- a CDS encoding SpoIIE family protein phosphatase encodes MPGNPLAPSAARRFVRAALAEWTSLGLLATCALCQGDEACPPGGHSTDGLADDAVLIVDELVTNAVVHAGTNVELLCRLEAPRELYDERPEDASGPGAGSGEESTAEREPAALVIEVSDHHPARSVRSDAHGPAGGGSPDYGRGLQLIAALTERWGITYRTGLKTVWARLPLDGPTAEEPAGSGADGAAGVNGAVGEPALRRGLRAAEILAPAPRGTAREDPDWISRGALSFLAEASDLLAGQLDEDLVAALAGQLLVPRLADWCAIWLDGEGEGHGRAGAAPRLARVWHADESRIEILRALLEKEPPRLLDTQDTTGSGPGRNVPVPVPWPGSGQTGAHDGAAVSCRLVAGDRHLGTLVLGRRRLARMPDEVIALIEDFARRVGLAIGAARRYTRQATISRILQRGLLPSQVARIPGVESHLVYEPADDGVVGGDFYDVFPAPPGGRWCFMLGDVQGSGPEAAVVTGLARPWLRLLAREGYGVGEVLDRLNRLLLDDAMEAAEAAALMVAVAGGQDLSGGESGLPGLSDLGPLGDIRDIKSLDDGRGGGLADGGQSRFLSLLYGQLEPLPGTGGGARCTLASAGHPLPLLLRPDGTVRVAAEPQLLLGVDEHVAYESLSFDLASGDTLLCVTDGVTERRSGRLLLDDDDGLAAILAGCAGLSAQGVAERIRRAVHDFDPSPPSDDLAMLVLRAV; translated from the coding sequence CTGCCGGGGAACCCGCTCGCCCCGTCCGCCGCGCGCCGTTTCGTGCGCGCGGCGCTCGCCGAGTGGACCAGCCTCGGGCTGCTCGCCACCTGCGCCCTGTGCCAGGGCGACGAGGCGTGCCCGCCGGGCGGGCACAGCACCGACGGGCTGGCCGACGACGCGGTGCTGATCGTCGACGAACTGGTCACCAACGCGGTCGTGCACGCGGGCACCAACGTGGAACTGCTCTGCCGCCTCGAAGCACCGCGGGAGCTGTACGACGAGAGACCCGAGGACGCGTCCGGGCCGGGCGCCGGGTCCGGCGAGGAGAGTACGGCCGAGCGGGAGCCCGCCGCGCTCGTCATCGAGGTGTCCGACCACCACCCCGCCCGCTCGGTGCGCAGCGACGCGCACGGCCCGGCGGGCGGCGGCTCCCCCGACTACGGCCGGGGCCTCCAGCTCATCGCCGCCCTCACGGAGCGCTGGGGCATCACCTACCGCACCGGCCTCAAGACCGTCTGGGCCCGCCTCCCGCTCGACGGGCCGACCGCCGAGGAACCGGCGGGCAGTGGCGCCGACGGAGCCGCGGGAGTCAACGGAGCCGTCGGCGAACCCGCCCTCCGGCGCGGTCTGCGCGCCGCCGAGATCCTCGCCCCCGCACCCCGCGGAACGGCGCGCGAGGACCCGGACTGGATCAGCCGGGGCGCCCTCTCCTTCCTCGCCGAGGCCTCCGACCTGCTGGCCGGACAGCTCGACGAGGACCTGGTCGCAGCCCTCGCCGGTCAGCTGCTGGTGCCCCGCCTCGCCGACTGGTGCGCGATCTGGCTCGACGGCGAGGGCGAGGGCCACGGCAGGGCGGGCGCAGCACCGCGACTGGCCCGCGTCTGGCACGCCGACGAGTCCCGCATCGAGATACTGCGCGCCCTCCTGGAGAAGGAGCCGCCCCGGCTGCTCGACACCCAGGACACGACGGGCTCGGGCCCTGGGCGGAACGTTCCTGTACCCGTCCCCTGGCCCGGCTCGGGCCAGACCGGCGCGCACGACGGCGCCGCGGTCTCCTGCCGGCTCGTCGCGGGCGACCGCCACCTCGGCACCCTGGTCCTCGGACGGCGGCGGCTCGCCCGGATGCCCGACGAAGTGATCGCGCTCATCGAGGACTTCGCCCGCCGGGTCGGCCTCGCGATCGGCGCCGCCCGCCGCTACACCCGGCAGGCCACCATCAGCCGGATCCTGCAGCGCGGTCTGCTGCCCAGCCAGGTCGCCCGGATCCCGGGCGTCGAGAGCCACCTCGTGTACGAGCCCGCCGACGACGGAGTGGTCGGCGGCGACTTCTACGACGTCTTCCCCGCGCCGCCCGGCGGTCGCTGGTGCTTCATGCTCGGCGACGTCCAGGGCAGCGGCCCGGAGGCCGCCGTCGTCACCGGACTGGCCCGACCCTGGCTGCGGCTCCTCGCCCGCGAGGGGTACGGCGTCGGCGAAGTCCTCGACCGGCTCAACCGGCTCCTGCTGGACGACGCGATGGAGGCCGCCGAGGCCGCCGCGCTGATGGTCGCCGTCGCCGGCGGCCAGGACCTCTCCGGCGGCGAGAGCGGTCTCCCCGGCCTCAGCGACCTGGGCCCGCTCGGTGACATCCGCGACATCAAGAGCCTCGACGACGGCCGGGGCGGCGGGCTCGCCGACGGCGGCCAGTCCCGCTTCCTCTCCCTGCTCTACGGCCAGCTGGAGCCGCTCCCCGGCACCGGCGGCGGCGCCCGCTGCACACTCGCGAGCGCCGGCCACCCGCTGCCGCTGCTGCTGCGCCCCGACGGGACGGTACGGGTCGCCGCCGAGCCGCAACTGCTCCTCGGGGTCGACGAGCACGTCGCCTACGAGAGCCTCAGCTTCGACCTGGCGTCGGGGGACACGCTCCTGTGCGTCACCGACGGCGTCACCGAGCGCCGCTCCGGGCGGCTGCTCCTGGACGACGACGACGGCCTCGCCGCGATCCTGGCGGGCTGCGCGGGACTGAGCGCGCAGGGTGTCGCCGAGCGGATCAGACGCGCCGTGCACGACTTCGACCCGAGCCCGCCCTCGGACGACCTGGCGA
- a CDS encoding response regulator produces the protein MSNPIPTGPPADTPVTDRAGILLVDDMEENLLALEAVLASLNVPLVRARSGEEAIRALRRERFALVLLDVRMPGMDGFDTAAGIKRLDQAKDVPIIFLTGSDLDSGFTFRGYARGAADFIPKPFDPWVLRAKATVFLELHRKNRQLEALLARDHVQLAEMAHRLSAIGSLLGEPGGDIAADGDGDGGDANTLRGPGELAALRGHVAGLDNILRELRRGRSPQP, from the coding sequence ATGAGCAACCCGATACCCACCGGACCGCCCGCCGACACACCGGTCACCGACCGCGCGGGCATCCTCCTCGTCGACGACATGGAGGAGAACCTCCTCGCCCTGGAAGCGGTGCTGGCATCGCTCAACGTGCCGCTGGTACGGGCCCGTTCGGGCGAGGAGGCGATACGGGCCCTGCGCCGCGAGCGGTTCGCCCTGGTCCTGCTGGACGTTCGGATGCCGGGCATGGACGGCTTCGACACCGCCGCCGGCATCAAGCGCCTCGATCAGGCCAAGGACGTCCCGATCATCTTCCTGACCGGGAGCGACCTCGACAGCGGCTTCACGTTCCGCGGCTACGCGAGGGGGGCCGCCGACTTCATCCCGAAGCCGTTCGATCCCTGGGTGCTGCGCGCCAAGGCGACCGTCTTCCTCGAACTGCACCGCAAGAACCGCCAGTTGGAGGCCCTGCTCGCGCGCGATCACGTACAGCTCGCGGAGATGGCCCACCGGCTCTCCGCGATCGGGTCCCTGCTCGGTGAACCCGGCGGCGACATCGCTGCGGACGGTGACGGCGACGGTGGTGACGCGAACACCCTGCGCGGGCCCGGCGAGTTGGCGGCGCTGCGCGGTCATGTGGCGGGACTGGACAACATACTGCGGGAATTACGACGCGGACGGAGCCCTCAGCCGTAG
- a CDS encoding long-chain fatty acid--CoA ligase gives MSDTKTLIENRPPSVAALFIERVAATPDAEAYRYPVPPASGEGPDDWESLSWGQAAVRVYAMAAGLIALGVRAEERVALAAATRVEWILADLGVMCAGAATTTVYPSTNAEECAYILADSGSRVLIAEDAAQLAKARERRAELPELAHVVVIETADAKPAEGDPDGWVLSLAELEERGTKYLEEHPGVVKERVGAITAEQLATLIYTSGTTGCPKGVRLPHDNWSYMAKAIAATGLITKDDVQYLWLPLAHVFGKVLTSGQIEVGHVTAVDGRVDKIIENLPVVRPSYMAAVPRIFEKVYNGVAAKARAGGAAKYKIFQWAAGVSREYAKVSQDNFRHTGTASVPFALGAKHTVADKLVFAKLREAFGGQLRAAISGSAALAPDIGFFFAGAGIHILEGYGLTESSAASFVNPGEAYRTGTVGKPLPGTEVRIADDGEIMLRGPGIMDGYHGLPEKTAEVLESDGWFHTGDIGELSVDGYLRITDRKKDLIKTSGGKYIAPAEVEGQFKAVCPYVSNILVHGADRNFCTALISLDEAALLGWAAENGMEGASYADVVASPRTQELVDGYVTQLNEGLQRWQTIRKFRLLPRDLDIEHGELTPSLKLKRPVVEREYKYLLDEMYAGAREA, from the coding sequence GTGAGCGACACAAAGACCTTGATCGAGAACCGGCCGCCGTCGGTGGCGGCCCTCTTCATTGAGCGCGTGGCGGCGACGCCGGACGCCGAGGCCTACCGCTACCCCGTTCCTCCCGCCTCGGGCGAGGGCCCCGACGACTGGGAGTCCCTGAGCTGGGGCCAGGCCGCGGTGCGCGTGTACGCGATGGCGGCCGGTCTGATCGCGCTCGGCGTGCGGGCCGAGGAGCGCGTCGCACTCGCCGCCGCCACCCGCGTCGAGTGGATCCTCGCCGACCTCGGCGTGATGTGCGCGGGCGCCGCGACCACGACGGTCTACCCCTCGACGAACGCCGAGGAGTGCGCGTACATCCTCGCCGACTCCGGGAGCCGCGTCCTCATCGCCGAGGACGCCGCCCAGCTCGCCAAGGCGCGTGAGCGGCGGGCCGAGCTCCCCGAGCTCGCGCACGTCGTGGTGATCGAGACGGCCGACGCGAAGCCCGCCGAGGGCGACCCGGACGGCTGGGTGCTCTCGCTCGCCGAGCTGGAGGAGCGCGGGACGAAGTATCTGGAGGAGCACCCCGGGGTCGTCAAGGAGCGGGTCGGCGCGATCACGGCGGAACAGCTCGCCACCCTCATCTACACCTCCGGCACCACGGGCTGTCCCAAGGGTGTGCGGCTGCCGCACGACAACTGGTCGTACATGGCGAAAGCGATCGCGGCCACCGGGCTCATCACCAAGGACGACGTGCAGTACCTCTGGCTGCCGCTCGCGCACGTCTTCGGCAAGGTGCTCACCTCCGGCCAGATCGAGGTCGGCCATGTCACCGCCGTCGACGGGCGTGTCGACAAGATCATCGAGAATCTGCCGGTGGTGCGGCCCAGCTACATGGCGGCGGTGCCCCGCATCTTCGAGAAGGTCTACAACGGCGTCGCGGCCAAGGCGCGTGCGGGCGGCGCCGCGAAGTACAAGATCTTCCAGTGGGCCGCCGGTGTCTCGCGCGAGTACGCCAAGGTCAGCCAGGACAACTTCCGCCACACCGGCACCGCTTCGGTGCCCTTCGCGCTCGGCGCCAAGCACACCGTCGCCGACAAGCTCGTCTTCGCCAAGCTCCGCGAGGCGTTCGGCGGACAGCTGCGCGCCGCGATCTCCGGATCCGCCGCGCTCGCGCCCGACATCGGCTTCTTCTTCGCCGGCGCCGGGATCCACATCCTGGAGGGCTACGGCCTGACGGAGTCGAGCGCGGCGAGCTTCGTCAACCCGGGCGAGGCGTACCGCACCGGCACCGTCGGCAAGCCGCTGCCCGGCACCGAGGTCCGCATCGCCGACGACGGCGAGATCATGCTGCGCGGCCCCGGCATCATGGACGGCTACCACGGGCTGCCCGAGAAGACCGCCGAAGTCCTCGAATCCGACGGCTGGTTCCACACCGGCGACATCGGCGAGCTGTCGGTCGACGGCTATCTGCGGATCACCGACCGCAAGAAGGACCTGATCAAGACCTCCGGCGGCAAGTACATCGCGCCGGCCGAGGTCGAGGGCCAGTTCAAGGCGGTGTGTCCGTACGTCTCGAACATCCTGGTGCACGGCGCCGACCGCAACTTCTGCACCGCGCTCATCTCGCTGGACGAAGCCGCCCTGCTCGGCTGGGCGGCCGAGAACGGTATGGAGGGCGCGTCGTACGCCGACGTCGTCGCCTCACCGCGGACCCAGGAGCTCGTCGACGGCTATGTGACGCAGCTCAACGAGGGGCTCCAGCGCTGGCAGACGATCAGGAAGTTCCGGCTGCTGCCGCGCGACCTGGACATCGAGCACGGCGAGCTGACGCCGAGCCTGAAGCTCAAGCGGCCCGTCGTGGAGCGCGAGTACAAGTACCTGCTGGACGAGATGTACGCCGGAGCGCGGGAGGCGTAG
- the lepA gene encoding translation elongation factor 4, whose translation MPATPTNVPEPSRTDPALLRNFCIIAHIDHGKSTLADRMLQLTGVVDQRQMRAQYLDRMDIERERGITIKSQAVRLPWAPNEGPDQGTTHVLNMIDTPGHVDFTYEVSRSLAACEGTILLVDAAQGIEAQTLANLYLAMENDLTIVPVLNKIDLPAAQPEKFSEELANLIGCQPEDVLKVSAKTGVGVDVLLDRVVKDVPPPVGVADAPARAMIFDSVYDSYRGVVTYVRVIDGQLNRRERIRMMSTGATHELLEIGVSSPEMTPADGLGVGEVGYLITGVKDVRQSKVGDTITSFSKGATEPLGGYKDPKPMVFSGLYPLDGSDYPELRDALDKLQLNDAALVYEPETSAALGFGFRVGFLGLLHLDVIRERLEREFNLDLIATAPNVVYRVEMEDGKEHIVTNPSEFPEGKIDSVHEPVVRATILAPSEFIGSIMELCQTRRGTLLGMDYLSADRVEIRYTLPLAEIVFDFFDQLKSKTRGYASLDYEPTGEQSAQLVKVDILLHGDKVDAFSAITHRDQAYAYGVRLVAKLRELIPRQAFEVPIQAAIGSRVIARETIRAIRKDVLAKCYGGDISRKRKLLEKQKEGKKRMKMVGSVEVPQEAFIAVLSSDESSSKKK comes from the coding sequence GTGCCCGCGACCCCTACCAACGTGCCCGAGCCGAGCCGTACGGACCCGGCGCTGCTCCGTAATTTCTGCATCATCGCGCACATCGACCACGGCAAGTCGACGCTCGCCGACCGGATGCTCCAGCTGACCGGAGTGGTCGACCAGCGGCAGATGCGTGCTCAGTATCTCGACCGGATGGACATCGAGCGCGAGCGCGGCATCACGATCAAGTCCCAGGCGGTCCGGCTGCCGTGGGCTCCCAACGAGGGTCCGGACCAGGGAACGACCCATGTCCTGAACATGATCGACACTCCGGGCCACGTGGACTTCACCTACGAGGTCTCCCGCTCGCTCGCCGCCTGTGAGGGCACGATCCTGCTGGTGGACGCCGCCCAGGGCATCGAGGCGCAGACCCTCGCCAACCTCTATCTGGCGATGGAGAACGACCTCACCATCGTCCCGGTGCTCAACAAGATCGACCTGCCGGCCGCGCAGCCCGAGAAGTTCTCCGAGGAGCTGGCGAACCTGATCGGCTGCCAGCCCGAGGACGTCCTGAAGGTCTCCGCGAAGACCGGTGTCGGCGTGGACGTGCTGCTCGACCGGGTCGTCAAGGACGTGCCCCCGCCGGTCGGAGTCGCGGACGCCCCGGCGCGCGCGATGATCTTCGACTCGGTGTACGACTCCTACCGGGGCGTCGTCACGTACGTCCGTGTCATCGACGGCCAGCTCAACAGGCGCGAGCGCATCCGGATGATGTCGACCGGCGCCACCCACGAACTGCTGGAGATCGGCGTCTCCTCGCCCGAGATGACCCCGGCGGACGGGCTCGGCGTCGGCGAGGTCGGCTACCTCATCACCGGGGTGAAGGACGTCCGGCAGTCCAAGGTCGGTGACACGATCACCTCGTTCAGCAAGGGCGCGACCGAGCCGCTGGGCGGCTACAAGGACCCCAAGCCGATGGTGTTCTCCGGTCTCTATCCGCTGGACGGCTCGGACTACCCCGAGCTGCGCGACGCCCTCGACAAGCTCCAGCTCAACGACGCGGCGCTGGTCTACGAGCCGGAGACCTCCGCGGCCCTCGGCTTCGGCTTCCGCGTCGGCTTCCTCGGGCTGCTGCACCTCGACGTGATCCGGGAGCGGCTGGAGCGTGAGTTCAACCTCGACCTGATCGCGACCGCGCCGAACGTGGTCTACCGGGTGGAGATGGAGGACGGCAAGGAGCACATCGTCACCAACCCGAGCGAGTTCCCCGAGGGGAAGATCGACTCGGTGCACGAGCCCGTCGTGCGGGCCACGATCCTGGCGCCCAGCGAGTTCATCGGCTCGATCATGGAGCTGTGCCAGACCCGCCGCGGCACGCTCCTCGGCATGGACTACCTCTCCGCCGACCGGGTCGAGATCCGCTACACGCTGCCGCTCGCCGAGATCGTCTTCGACTTCTTCGACCAGCTGAAGTCCAAGACCCGCGGTTACGCGTCGCTGGACTACGAGCCCACCGGCGAGCAGAGCGCCCAGCTCGTCAAGGTCGACATCCTGCTGCACGGCGACAAGGTCGACGCGTTCTCCGCCATCACGCACCGGGACCAGGCGTACGCGTACGGCGTACGGCTCGTCGCCAAGCTCCGGGAGCTCATCCCGCGCCAGGCCTTCGAGGTGCCCATCCAGGCGGCCATCGGCTCCCGGGTCATCGCCCGCGAGACGATCCGCGCCATCCGTAAGGACGTCCTCGCCAAGTGCTACGGCGGTGACATCTCCCGGAAGCGCAAGCTGCTGGAGAAGCAGAAGGAGGGCAAGAAGCGGATGAAGATGGTCGGCAGCGTGGAGGTCCCGCAGGAGGCGTTCATCGCGGTGCTCTCCAGCGACGAGTCGTCGAGCAAGAAGAAGTGA
- the rpsT gene encoding 30S ribosomal protein S20, which yields MANIKSQIKRNKTNEKARLRNKAVKSSLKTAIRKAREAVVAGDVEAANVAVREASRKLDKAASKGVIHKNAAANKKSALASKVATLQG from the coding sequence GTGGCGAACATCAAGTCCCAGATCAAGCGGAACAAGACCAACGAGAAGGCGCGCCTGCGCAACAAGGCCGTCAAGTCGTCGCTCAAGACCGCGATCCGCAAGGCCCGCGAGGCCGTCGTCGCCGGTGACGTCGAGGCGGCCAACGTGGCCGTCCGCGAGGCGTCGCGCAAGCTCGACAAGGCTGCCTCGAAGGGTGTCATCCACAAGAACGCCGCCGCCAACAAGAAGTCGGCGCTGGCGTCCAAGGTTGCCACCCTGCAGGGCTGA
- a CDS encoding IS701 family transposase — protein sequence MFEPFARADQRRWGGVYLRGLLLDGGRKSVEPMAARLGEDGNRQALAHFVTSSPWDAAHVRARLAWRMQPVIKPTALVIDDTGFLKDGDASACVSRQYTGTAGKVTNCQAGVSLHLASNGASAAVNWRLFLPGSWDPASPKADPVKVARRGKCAIPAQVGHVEKWQLALDMIDETRSWGIEVPQVIADGGYGDTAAFRLGLETRGLDYVVGISTTTTAQPEDAQPCIPACSGRGPHPVPAYPEPAQQVKSLVIAAGKSSARPVQWREGSRPGSGRSGHKRMYSRFVALRIRPAGREIRKAAPGSVLPVRWLLAEWPADQDEPVQFWLSNLPATTPLPVLVRTAKLRWRIENDYREMKQALGLAHFEGRTWPGWHHHVTLVSVAHAFCTLQRLNRSPKETASA from the coding sequence ATGTTCGAGCCGTTCGCGCGGGCGGATCAGCGGCGGTGGGGCGGGGTCTATCTGCGGGGCCTGCTGCTGGACGGCGGGCGTAAGTCGGTGGAGCCGATGGCCGCCCGCCTGGGCGAGGACGGTAACCGGCAGGCGCTGGCCCACTTCGTCACTTCCAGCCCGTGGGATGCGGCGCATGTGCGGGCCCGGCTGGCCTGGCGCATGCAGCCGGTCATCAAACCCACCGCGCTGGTCATCGACGACACCGGGTTCCTCAAGGACGGGGACGCCTCGGCATGCGTCAGCAGGCAGTACACCGGTACCGCGGGCAAGGTCACCAACTGCCAGGCCGGAGTCTCGCTCCACCTGGCTTCCAACGGAGCCTCGGCGGCGGTGAACTGGCGCCTGTTCCTGCCCGGGAGCTGGGATCCCGCCTCGCCGAAGGCCGATCCGGTCAAAGTGGCCCGCCGCGGTAAGTGCGCCATCCCTGCCCAGGTGGGGCATGTCGAGAAGTGGCAGCTGGCCCTCGACATGATCGACGAGACGCGGTCCTGGGGCATCGAGGTGCCCCAGGTCATCGCCGACGGCGGCTACGGTGACACCGCCGCCTTCCGGCTCGGCCTGGAGACACGCGGACTCGACTACGTGGTGGGCATCTCGACCACAACCACCGCACAACCTGAGGACGCACAGCCATGCATCCCGGCCTGCTCCGGCCGCGGCCCCCATCCGGTTCCGGCCTACCCCGAGCCGGCCCAGCAGGTGAAGAGCCTGGTCATCGCGGCCGGCAAATCTTCCGCGCGGCCGGTGCAGTGGAGGGAGGGATCACGGCCGGGCAGCGGCCGCAGCGGGCACAAACGCATGTACTCCCGCTTCGTGGCCCTGCGGATCCGGCCCGCCGGGCGCGAGATCCGCAAGGCCGCACCAGGCAGCGTGCTTCCGGTCCGCTGGCTGCTGGCGGAGTGGCCCGCCGACCAGGACGAGCCCGTGCAGTTCTGGCTCTCCAACCTGCCCGCAACCACCCCGTTGCCCGTCCTCGTGCGCACCGCGAAGCTCCGCTGGCGCATCGAGAACGACTACCGCGAGATGAAACAGGCTCTGGGCCTGGCCCACTTCGAAGGCCGCACCTGGCCAGGCTGGCACCACCACGTCACCCTCGTCTCGGTCGCCCACGCCTTCTGCACCCTCCAGCGACTGAACAGATCCCCAAAAGAGACGGCGTCGGCCTGA
- the holA gene encoding DNA polymerase III subunit delta has protein sequence MATRKTSQDDPLAPLTLAVGQEDLLLDRAVQQVVAAARAADPDTDVRDLPSDQLQPGTLAELTSPSLFAERKVVVVRNAHDLSADTVKDVRAYLDAPAEEITLVLLHAGGPKGKALLDAARKAGAREVPCAKTTKPAERLGFVRSEFRALGRSATPEACQALVDSIGSDLRELASAVSQLVADVEGAIDDAVVARYYTGRAEASSFTVADRAVEGRAADALEALRWSLSTGVAPVLITSALAQGVRAIGKLSSARGGRPADLARELGMPPWKIDKVRQQMRGWTPDAVATALRAVAEADEGVKGGGADPEYALEKAVVTIARAARAARAGR, from the coding sequence ATGGCCACCAGGAAGACTTCCCAAGACGATCCGCTCGCCCCTCTCACGCTCGCCGTGGGCCAGGAGGACCTGCTGCTGGACCGCGCCGTCCAGCAGGTCGTGGCGGCGGCCCGCGCCGCCGACCCGGACACCGACGTGCGCGACCTCCCCTCCGACCAGCTCCAGCCGGGGACCCTCGCCGAGCTGACGAGCCCGTCGCTGTTCGCGGAGCGCAAGGTCGTCGTCGTACGGAACGCGCACGATCTCTCGGCGGACACGGTCAAGGACGTCAGGGCGTACCTCGACGCACCGGCCGAGGAGATCACCCTCGTCCTGCTGCACGCGGGCGGGCCCAAGGGCAAGGCACTGCTGGACGCGGCCCGCAAGGCCGGCGCGCGTGAGGTGCCGTGCGCGAAGACGACCAAGCCCGCCGAGCGGCTGGGCTTCGTACGGTCGGAGTTCCGCGCGCTGGGGCGCTCGGCCACGCCCGAGGCGTGCCAGGCGCTGGTCGACTCGATCGGCAGCGATCTGCGGGAGCTGGCGAGCGCGGTGTCCCAGCTCGTCGCCGACGTCGAGGGCGCGATCGACGACGCCGTCGTCGCCCGCTACTACACGGGCCGTGCCGAGGCATCCAGCTTCACCGTCGCCGACCGGGCCGTGGAGGGCCGCGCGGCCGACGCGCTCGAAGCCCTGCGCTGGTCGCTGTCGACCGGCGTCGCACCCGTACTGATCACCAGCGCCCTCGCGCAGGGCGTGCGCGCCATCGGCAAGCTGTCGTCGGCGCGCGGCGGCCGGCCCGCGGACCTCGCCCGTGAGCTGGGCATGCCGCCGTGGAAGATCGACAAGGTGCGCCAGCAGATGCGGGGCTGGACCCCGGACGCGGTGGCGACGGCGCTGCGCGCGGTCGCGGAGGCCGACGAAGGAGTCAAGGGCGGCGGCGCCGACCCCGAGTACGCGCTGGAGAAGGCGGTCGTCACCATCGCCCGCGCGGCCCGCGCGGCCCGCGCCGGCCGTTAG
- a CDS encoding arylamine N-acetyltransferase produces the protein MDTSGTISDYLRRIGADRPAVPDAAALRDLQVRHLRTVPFENLSVHLGEEIVLEEGALAAKVVDRRRGGFCYELNGAFAVLLRGLGFRVTLLQARVFTADGRLGIPYDHMTLLVETPAPAGSGRDTDRWFADVGFGNHSAHPLAYDERGDQEDPAGTFRIVAGPDGDVDVVRDGKPQFRVDRRPRALADFTAGAWYHRTSPDSHFTRSLVCSRNTADGRITLSGSILITTAAGERAERPLEGDAEILAAYREHFGLNLDQVPRVRTEGRREGRSWTSGICG, from the coding sequence ATGGACACGTCTGGGACCATCTCTGACTATCTGCGCCGGATCGGCGCCGACCGGCCCGCCGTACCGGACGCCGCGGCACTGCGGGACCTTCAGGTGCGGCACTTGCGGACCGTGCCGTTCGAGAACCTGTCCGTGCATCTGGGCGAGGAGATCGTCCTTGAGGAGGGGGCGCTGGCGGCCAAGGTCGTGGACAGGAGGAGGGGAGGATTCTGCTACGAACTCAACGGCGCCTTCGCGGTGTTGCTGCGTGGGCTCGGTTTCCGGGTGACGCTCCTTCAGGCCCGGGTGTTCACGGCGGACGGGAGGCTGGGGATCCCCTACGACCACATGACGCTCCTCGTCGAGACGCCCGCGCCGGCCGGGTCGGGACGCGACACGGACCGCTGGTTCGCCGACGTCGGCTTCGGGAATCACAGCGCCCATCCCCTGGCCTACGACGAGCGCGGTGACCAGGAGGACCCGGCCGGTACGTTCCGGATCGTGGCGGGCCCGGACGGGGACGTCGACGTCGTACGGGACGGCAAGCCCCAGTTCCGGGTCGACCGACGGCCGCGCGCGCTGGCCGACTTCACCGCCGGGGCCTGGTACCACCGGACGTCGCCGGACTCCCATTTCACCCGGTCGCTGGTCTGTTCCCGGAACACCGCCGACGGCCGGATCACGCTCAGCGGCAGCATCCTCATCACCACCGCGGCCGGCGAGCGCGCCGAGCGGCCACTGGAGGGGGACGCCGAGATCCTGGCCGCCTACCGGGAGCACTTCGGGCTGAACCTGGACCAGGTGCCGCGCGTCAGGACCGAAGGAAGGAGAGAGGGCCGCAGCTGGACGTCCGGTATCTGCGGTTGA